A genomic stretch from Anaerobranca californiensis DSM 14826 includes:
- a CDS encoding nucleotidyltransferase family protein — protein MVTISEIREAISDIVSKYPIKRISLFGSYASGTANHDSDIDLLVEFFHSNISLITLSSIKCEIEDRLNKKIDLIHYPVDDSAFINIDKVVDIYIQ, from the coding sequence GTGGTTACTATTAGTGAAATAAGAGAAGCTATATCAGATATAGTTTCAAAATACCCTATAAAGAGGATATCTCTATTTGGGTCCTACGCTAGTGGCACGGCTAATCATGATAGTGATATAGACTTACTCGTGGAGTTTTTTCATTCTAACATATCGTTAATAACTTTATCGTCTATCAAATGTGAAATTGAGGACAGGCTTAATAAAAAAATTGATCTTATACATTACCCAGTTGATGATTCTGCTTTTATAAACATAGATAAGGTAGTGGATATTTATATACAATAG